The following DNA comes from Helicobacter sp. MIT 21-1697.
ATGCCTCTTTTTAATAATTCTGGCACGATTTGCAAGGCAAAGTCGTTAATGCCCTTTGCTCCTTGAGAACCACCCAAAAAGAGTAAATGCTCTACTTTTTCTCGTACTCGTGAGTGTGCAAAAAATTCATCACGTACAGGATAAGAGGTGCGAATAAAGTTTTTACTTTTGCTATCAAAGCTACCAAATATAGCTTTTGCAAAGGGTGTGAGAATCTCATTGAGTTTGCCTTTAATGGCATTTTGTTCGTGGATAAAAAATGGTATTTTGCATAAAATTGCCCCGATAGAAGCTCCTGCTGCACTAAATCCTCCTACACTGATAACGCATTGTATGTTGTGTTTTTTAAGAATCTTTGCTGCATTCCAAGCTGCTTTGAGCTGTTTAAAAATAGCTTTGATTTTGCCTATATATTTTTTATTTACAACTCCTGTTGAATCTAAAAAATAACAATGCGTAAAAAGAGGGCTATTTTCAAACCAAGCTCTATCTTGTCCTATTTGTGAGCCGATATAAATCGCTTGTTGATTATTTTTTTGGATTTGTTCTGCAAGTGCTTTGGCAATAGCTAAATGTCCGCCTGTTCCACCGCCTGTAATTGCAAACATACTATGCTCCTTCATAATGCCTATTTTGTGGTATTGTAGCATAAGTAGAGTGATATTTGGCAATATATAATGCTCTTTGTATTTAATGATTTGTGCCATAATATCAATTTGCCTCGCTTATTATTCACACATCTTGACACAAATTTTGATAAAGGGGAAAAATGGATAAGATTGTTACACGTTTTGCGCCTTCACCCACAGGATATTTGCATATTGGAGGCTTACGCACAGCATTGTTTAATTATCTTTATGCGCGGGCAAATGGAGGAAAGTTTTTGCTTCGCATTGAAGATACAGATTTGGCACGCAACTCTATGGAGGCGACAAAGGCGATTATAGAATCATTTAAGTGGGTGGGGTTAAACTATGATGGCGAAGTGGTGTATCAAAGCCAACGTTTTGAACTCTATAAAAAATATATTCAGCAGCTTTTGGAAAGCAAAAAAGCCTATTATTGTTATATGAGCAAAGAAGAACTAGATAAATTGCGCAAGGAGCAAGAAAAAAATAAGCAAACACCGCGTTATGATAATCGCTATCGCGATTTTACAGGCATACCTCCACAGGGAGTAGAGCCTGTGGTGCGAATAAAAGCCCCACTTGAGGGAAGTATAGAGTTTATAGATGGTATCAAAGGGCATATAAGTATTAATGCTAAAGAAATTGATGATTTTATCATTGCGCGTAGCGATGGCACGCCTACTTATAACTTTGTTGTAGCCGTAGATGACGCACTTATGGGTATTACAGATGTGATTCGTGGTGATGATCATTTGAGCAACACGCCAAAGCAGATTCTTATTTATAATGCACTCGGCTTCGCTTTGCCTAGATTTTTTCACGTGCCGATGATTCTCAATCCTCAAGGGAAAAAGCTAAGCAAACGAGATGGGGCAATGGGTGTAATGGATTATGCCAAAATGGGTTATTTGCCAGAGGCGATTTTGAATTTTCTTGTGCGGCTTGGTTGGAGTTATGGCGATAAAGAAATTTTTTCACTCCAAGAAATGCTTGAGCTTTTTAGTCCAAATGAGCTTAATAGCTCGCCAAGTGCATATAATGAAGACAAATTACTTTGGCTCAATCAGCATTATATGAAGCATACACCTAATGCTGTGCTTGAAGAGCTTTTAGGATATTTTGGGGTAGCGAAGTTATCAGAATCTAAACGCGAGATTCTCTATCCTGCACTCAAAGACCGATGTAATACATTGGCGAGTTTTGCACAGAGTTTTGTTGAAGTGATGAACGCACCTTGTAGCTATGATGAAAAAATGCGCTCAAAGCTTGATATAAATGCAACACAATGGCTTAATGAGCTGTGCGAGAATCTCAATGCAGCTTCGTGGGAGGATAATCCACACATCATTGAATCTTACTTGCATCAGTTTGCTTTGGAGCGTCAAATAAAAATAGGAAAGCTTATGCCGATATTACGTTGTGCTTTGTTGGGCAAAAGTGGAGGCATTGGTGTATGTGAGACTCTTGCTGTGCTTGGCATAGAAGAGAGCAAACACAGAATCCACGCATTTATAAGGTATCAAAATACTATTTGACACATTCATATAAAAGTTAAATAATACCTTGTTAAATGATTCCAAGCTTTATAATTGACGAAAAAATAAGTATGGAGTAAATTATGCTTCAAAGATATATTCTTATGAGCATCTGTATTTGTAATTTTGTTTTTGGAGGGTGGTTTTCCAAGCAGTGGAATATAAATAACCCACCAAGCCTTGAAGAAAGTCTCCAATCTTTGCTTAAAATAGATTGTCAAAAAGTGAATACCCTTAAAGGTATTACACCACATTCTCATTACAAAAACAAAGATGCGGTTTCACAATGTATAAAAGAGCAAAAATTTCTTAAAGCCATTATTAATGATGATGTGAGTGCTTATAAAAAAATACTTGATGCCAATGAGTGGAGCAGATATTTTTTATTTTATACAACTTATTCTCCACGCATTGAAATTACGCCTCTTATGGTATCTATTGTATTTGATTCTTCTAAAGTATTTAAGGCTATTCTTGCGGATTCTGGGCATATAGATATTCTCTCACAAAAAATATCTCCACGTTTTAATATTGATAGAATGATGTCTGATGATTATGCTTCTCTAGGAGCTTTTAAGCTGGGAAATAGAATCTATGATGTCAATGGTGTGAGCGCGCTTGATTTAAGCGCTATGTATCATCGCTATGATATGTTTTGGGAGTTACTCGCTCAAGGCGCAACTTATAATAATCCTAAATATCCACAAACTAATGGCATAGTTACTTTTGGAGATATAAATATTTTAGAGCTTATGTTGTATTTTGATGAGAAGTTTCTGAGCAATTTTGGCGGCGGTAATATATTGCATTTTGTTACGCGCGATGGAAATGTGGAGCTTTTAGAATATCTCGTTACGCAAAAAGATATGCCTATTGATGCTCTAAAAGCTGGAGAAACGCCGCTTGATGTTGCACTAAGTGGTAAAAACTTTCAGCGCAAACCTCAAATTCAAGCTGCGCAAAAACTCATTGAACTCGGAGCAAAAGTAAGTGAAGCAAATCAACATCGTTTAAATAAGCTTATGCAAAAAAAGTAAAAACAGCGTGTTAAAATGTCTTTGTAACACTTGCGCCAAC
Coding sequences within:
- a CDS encoding ankyrin repeat domain-containing protein, whose product is MLQRYILMSICICNFVFGGWFSKQWNINNPPSLEESLQSLLKIDCQKVNTLKGITPHSHYKNKDAVSQCIKEQKFLKAIINDDVSAYKKILDANEWSRYFLFYTTYSPRIEITPLMVSIVFDSSKVFKAILADSGHIDILSQKISPRFNIDRMMSDDYASLGAFKLGNRIYDVNGVSALDLSAMYHRYDMFWELLAQGATYNNPKYPQTNGIVTFGDINILELMLYFDEKFLSNFGGGNILHFVTRDGNVELLEYLVTQKDMPIDALKAGETPLDVALSGKNFQRKPQIQAAQKLIELGAKVSEANQHRLNKLMQKK
- the murG gene encoding undecaprenyldiphospho-muramoylpentapeptide beta-N-acetylglucosaminyltransferase; translated protein: MKEHSMFAITGGGTGGHLAIAKALAEQIQKNNQQAIYIGSQIGQDRAWFENSPLFTHCYFLDSTGVVNKKYIGKIKAIFKQLKAAWNAAKILKKHNIQCVISVGGFSAAGASIGAILCKIPFFIHEQNAIKGKLNEILTPFAKAIFGSFDSKSKNFIRTSYPVRDEFFAHSRVREKVEHLLFLGGSQGAKGINDFALQIVPELLKRGISIAHQCGERDFERVKKAYENLGILDKVDIFAFDKEIVLRLHKADVCIARSGASSLWEMSANGLIGIFVPYPYAAKDHQYHNALYFTKQGLGLLLRESELNVPQVLAFIESLQKQENAFSEKSHLLMSKIKPNGAQEILEHINLIQ
- the gltX gene encoding glutamate--tRNA ligase → MDKIVTRFAPSPTGYLHIGGLRTALFNYLYARANGGKFLLRIEDTDLARNSMEATKAIIESFKWVGLNYDGEVVYQSQRFELYKKYIQQLLESKKAYYCYMSKEELDKLRKEQEKNKQTPRYDNRYRDFTGIPPQGVEPVVRIKAPLEGSIEFIDGIKGHISINAKEIDDFIIARSDGTPTYNFVVAVDDALMGITDVIRGDDHLSNTPKQILIYNALGFALPRFFHVPMILNPQGKKLSKRDGAMGVMDYAKMGYLPEAILNFLVRLGWSYGDKEIFSLQEMLELFSPNELNSSPSAYNEDKLLWLNQHYMKHTPNAVLEELLGYFGVAKLSESKREILYPALKDRCNTLASFAQSFVEVMNAPCSYDEKMRSKLDINATQWLNELCENLNAASWEDNPHIIESYLHQFALERQIKIGKLMPILRCALLGKSGGIGVCETLAVLGIEESKHRIHAFIRYQNTI